A region of Drosophila suzukii chromosome 2L, CBGP_Dsuzu_IsoJpt1.0, whole genome shotgun sequence DNA encodes the following proteins:
- the LOC108020957 gene encoding retinol-binding protein pinta isoform X2: MSVVRPLKPALQDICIRELNEVPQRVSQDIEALREWVLKQPHLRACTDDQFLLAFLRGTKFSLERAKEKFDRFYTLQGTIPEVFNDRRLATDPQVLDIIRMGVLLQIPMDADDSGPCVTIIRAGSYDTSKYKFQDIIRVGSMFGEIMMFEDDNATVSGYVEIMDMSGITGTHLFSLQPQLLSKFSTYADEAMPTRQKGIHFINVPAAFETAFNSLRSFFPAKIKSRISVSSDPEAIFDIVRREYLPKEYGGTRGSMQDISHTMEAKLSSYESYFQESQRFGVNNKLREFGDNVRKDNRSSFGAVGSFRKLEID; the protein is encoded by the exons ATGAGTGTGGTGCGACCTCTTAAGCCCGCCCTTCAAGACATATGCATCAGGGAACTAAACGAGGTGCCCCAGCGGGTGTCTCAGGATATCGAGGCTCTACGAGAATGGGTCTTGAAGCAACCACATCTGCGGGCCTGCACCGACGACCAGTTCCTGCTCGCCTTTCTGCGCGGAACCAAGTTTAGCCTGGAACGGGCCAAAGAAAAGTTTGATCGGTTTTATACCCTGCAGGGAACCATTCCCGAGGTCTTCAATGATCGTCGACTGGCCACAGATCCCCAGGTCTTAGATATCATAAGGATGGG agttCTACTTCAAATTCCCATGGATGCGGACGATTCGGGACCTTGTGTGACCATTATTCGAGCTGGTTCCTACGACACTAGCAAGTACAAGTTTCAGGATATAATACGAGTCGGTTCCATGTTCGGTGAGATCATGATGTTCGAGGACGATAATGCCACAGTCAGCGGTTATGTGGAGATTATGGACATGTCGGGGATTACGGGTACCCACCTCTTTTCCCTGCAACCACAACTGCTGAGCAAGTTTTCCACCTATGCGGATGAGGCGATGCCGACGCGCCAAAAGGGCATTCACTTTATCAATGTCCCTGCGGCTTTCGAAACTGCGTTCAATTCGTTGCGATCCTTTTTCCCAGCCAAAATCAAGAGCCGG atcTCGGTGAGCTCCGATCCGGAAGCTATATTCGATATAGTGCGTCGCGAATATTTACCCAAGGAATACGGAGGAACAAGGGGCAGCATGCAGGATATAAGCCATACCATGGAAGCGAAACTATCTAGTTATGAATCATACTTTCAGGAGTCCCAAAGATTTGGCGTTAATAACAAGTTACGCGAGTTCGGGGACAATGTGCGAAAAGATAATCGATCCTCCTTTGGCGCTGTGGGGTCCTTTCGAAAACTGGAAATCGACTGA
- the LOC108020957 gene encoding retinol-binding protein pinta isoform X1 encodes MIRQKYVDSTCYSYIILAVDEEFSNGKHMHAIRFSIGRLTWYSQNSSWEIILKMSVVRPLKPALQDICIRELNEVPQRVSQDIEALREWVLKQPHLRACTDDQFLLAFLRGTKFSLERAKEKFDRFYTLQGTIPEVFNDRRLATDPQVLDIIRMGVLLQIPMDADDSGPCVTIIRAGSYDTSKYKFQDIIRVGSMFGEIMMFEDDNATVSGYVEIMDMSGITGTHLFSLQPQLLSKFSTYADEAMPTRQKGIHFINVPAAFETAFNSLRSFFPAKIKSRISVSSDPEAIFDIVRREYLPKEYGGTRGSMQDISHTMEAKLSSYESYFQESQRFGVNNKLREFGDNVRKDNRSSFGAVGSFRKLEID; translated from the exons ATGATCAGGCAAAAGTACGTTGATTCCACATGTTACTCGTATATCATTTTGGCAGTCGACGAGGAATTTTCAAACGGTAAACATATGCACGCAATCCGATTTTCCATCGGAAGATTAACTTGGTACAGTCAAAACAGCAGCTGGGAA ATTATTTTGAAAATGAGTGTGGTGCGACCTCTTAAGCCCGCCCTTCAAGACATATGCATCAGGGAACTAAACGAGGTGCCCCAGCGGGTGTCTCAGGATATCGAGGCTCTACGAGAATGGGTCTTGAAGCAACCACATCTGCGGGCCTGCACCGACGACCAGTTCCTGCTCGCCTTTCTGCGCGGAACCAAGTTTAGCCTGGAACGGGCCAAAGAAAAGTTTGATCGGTTTTATACCCTGCAGGGAACCATTCCCGAGGTCTTCAATGATCGTCGACTGGCCACAGATCCCCAGGTCTTAGATATCATAAGGATGGG agttCTACTTCAAATTCCCATGGATGCGGACGATTCGGGACCTTGTGTGACCATTATTCGAGCTGGTTCCTACGACACTAGCAAGTACAAGTTTCAGGATATAATACGAGTCGGTTCCATGTTCGGTGAGATCATGATGTTCGAGGACGATAATGCCACAGTCAGCGGTTATGTGGAGATTATGGACATGTCGGGGATTACGGGTACCCACCTCTTTTCCCTGCAACCACAACTGCTGAGCAAGTTTTCCACCTATGCGGATGAGGCGATGCCGACGCGCCAAAAGGGCATTCACTTTATCAATGTCCCTGCGGCTTTCGAAACTGCGTTCAATTCGTTGCGATCCTTTTTCCCAGCCAAAATCAAGAGCCGG atcTCGGTGAGCTCCGATCCGGAAGCTATATTCGATATAGTGCGTCGCGAATATTTACCCAAGGAATACGGAGGAACAAGGGGCAGCATGCAGGATATAAGCCATACCATGGAAGCGAAACTATCTAGTTATGAATCATACTTTCAGGAGTCCCAAAGATTTGGCGTTAATAACAAGTTACGCGAGTTCGGGGACAATGTGCGAAAAGATAATCGATCCTCCTTTGGCGCTGTGGGGTCCTTTCGAAAACTGGAAATCGACTGA
- the LOC108019717 gene encoding uncharacterized protein, with amino-acid sequence MACIDNLNDDCLLKIVEYLNLDEQLQLWKSSEPSSRLRSVLSYTWQHHTDHSVDQETFAGSPDVLEDFLQSIRFSVEELTLRYLNMEQLEQWKNHTFPTMRELTYMGDESSEMEGDSDIAILVKCFPLLEAIGLSGNCSGQHISQWRHLRRLDLQLCWYLNTQNFEEICQNLRLQTLSIQWHKAEEDAYVQAIASLQELEELELDIVHLSPDNTSKLLRLPKLRKLLLHNFEQMDELISDIGRLRGQDVVTAAFSDNIWMMRAEVLAKFRNLRCLTLVDDEGCAAVDFRPIINCFPLLEQLHLENSRIWLNADGIWDVVLACPRLRILSMSNQVLYDEFFAFSKSTMSRALNKRKEPLIMHFYKTSKEALIAQHFGHPKLIVSYNPTNSIDSQLPGECIELEFVQQET; translated from the exons ATGGCGTGCATTGACAATCTCAATGATGACTGCCTGCT TAAAATTGTAGAGTACCTGAATCTGGACGAGCAATTGCAGCTATGGAAGAGTTCGGAGCCCTCATCCCGCCTGAGATCGGTGCTATCGTACACATGGCAGCACCACACAGATCACTCCGTGGACCAGGAAACCTTTGCGGGAAGTCCCGACGTCCTCGAAGATTTCCTGCAGTCCATACGCTTCTCTGTGGAGGAACTCACGCTCCGGTACTTGAACATGGAACAACTTGAGCAGTGGAAGAACCACACCTTTCCCACCATGCGGGAACTGACCTACATGGGGGATGAGAGCAGTGAGATGGAGGGTGACTCCGACATTGCGATTCTGGTGAAGTGTTTTCCACTGCTAGAGGCCATTGGGCTGAGCGGAAACTGCAGTGGTCAGCATATTAGTCAGTGGAGGCATCTCCGTCGACTCGATCTTCAGCTATGCTGGTACTTGAACACCCAGAACTTCGAGGAAATCTGCCAAAACCTTCGGCTTCAGACCCTGAGCATCCAATGGCACAAAGCCGAGGAAGATGCCTATGTGCAAGCCATCGCTTCGTTGCAGGAACTGGAGGAGCTGGAGCTGGACATCGTCCACCTCAGCCCTGACAACACCAGCAAACTATTGCGTCTGCCCAAGTTAAGGAAGCTCCTACTGCACAATTTCGAGCAGATGGACGAACTGATATCGGACATTGGACGTCTCAGGGGTCAGGATGTGGTAACCGCTGCTTTCAGCGATAATATCTGGATGATGAGAGCTGAGGTGTTGGCCAAGTTTCGAAACCTCCGTTGCCTGACCCTCGTCGACGATGAAGGCTGTGCCGCCGTTGACTTCCGCCCGATAATCAACtgctttcctctcctggagcaACTGCATCTAGAGAACTCACGGATTTGGCTAAATGCCGACGGAATATGGGACGTGGTGCTTGCCTGTCCCCGACTCAGGATCTTAAGCATGTCCAACCAGGTCCTGTACGACGAGTTCTTCGCCTTTAGCAAGTCAACCATGAGCCGTGCCTTGAATAAGCGGAAAGAGCCTTTAATCatgcatttttataaaacatcTAAGGAAGCTCTG ATTGCCCAGCACTTTGGACATCCCAAGCTTATAGTTTCCTATAATCCGACGAATAGCATTGACTCACAATTACCTGGCGAATGTATAGAGCTTGAATTTGTACAGCAAGAAACGTGA